From Hydrotalea sp.:
ATCACGTCGAACAAAACCACATCGCCCAAATTTTTTAAACCAAACAGCATGGCCAGCGTGCCGCCGATATTCCCCGCCCCGACCAATGCAATTTTATTTCTTTTCGCCATAATTTTTTAACGCCTACCCGCAATAATATGCCACAGCTAATTTCGCGAATCAATCGCTATTTGATGCCATTGAGGACAAACGGCGAATGCAAAAACAATATCGCGGTGGCAAAATTGTTGCAGGGGGATTATACCATCACCATGCCCGCCCATTTCGCCCCGCCCAGCAATCCCATCGACCAATTGGTTGACCGAAGCCTTATGGCGCAGGTTAATGATTGGTTGTCGGCGTTGCGGGTAGAAAAAGGTTACGGCGAAAACACCGTGCAATCATATCGCCACGATATCGATAATTTTTTACGTTTTTTGAACCAGCATTTGGGCAACCCGGCGACGGCCGATGACCTGAGCCATTTGTCGTTGCAGGATTTTCGCGCCTGGCTGTTTTATCGGCAAGACCAATTGGCGTTAAAAAAAACCTCAACCGCCCGCGCATTGTCGGCGGTGCGCGGGTTGTTGCGTTACATGAAAAAAAACAACCTGTTGACCAACAATGCCATCGACCATGTGCGAAGCCCGAAATTACCACGCGCATTACCGCGCGCGCTTGACGCTGACGATTGCGGTCATATCCTTGATTCCTTAACCAACAACAATGGCGCGCCGGCGACGTGGCAAACCTATCGCAACCTCGGCATCATCGGCTTGCTTTACGGCGCGGGGTTGCGGCTGATGGAATCATTGCAACTGACGGCACGCGACATCACCACCATGGCGCAACAGCCCGACCACACGTTGGTTATCAATGGTAAGGGCGGCAAGGACCGCGTGATTATTATTTTGCCACGGGTGATGGATTACCTGGCGCGGTATCGCGACACCATGCCATTTTCATTGCAACCCGATGATTATTTTTTTCGCGGCACGCAGGGTGGCCCATTGTCGCCGCGCATTGTGCAATTGTTGATGAAGGATTTGCAGGTGCGCCTCAACCTGCCGATTGGGTCAACGCCGCACGCCCTGCGCCATAGTTTTGCCACGCATTTGTTGCAGGCCGGCGGCGATTTGCGCACCATTCAAGAATTGCTCGGCCATCAATCATTGGCGTCGACCGCCCGTTACACCAACATGGATTTACAATCGCTCCAAAAACTTTACAACCAATCCCACCC
This genomic window contains:
- a CDS encoding tyrosine recombinase XerC — its product is MPQLISRINRYLMPLRTNGECKNNIAVAKLLQGDYTITMPAHFAPPSNPIDQLVDRSLMAQVNDWLSALRVEKGYGENTVQSYRHDIDNFLRFLNQHLGNPATADDLSHLSLQDFRAWLFYRQDQLALKKTSTARALSAVRGLLRYMKKNNLLTNNAIDHVRSPKLPRALPRALDADDCGHILDSLTNNNGAPATWQTYRNLGIIGLLYGAGLRLMESLQLTARDITTMAQQPDHTLVINGKGGKDRVIIILPRVMDYLARYRDTMPFSLQPDDYFFRGTQGGPLSPRIVQLLMKDLQVRLNLPIGSTPHALRHSFATHLLQAGGDLRTIQELLGHQSLASTARYTNMDLQSLQKLYNQSHPRK